The Mercenaria mercenaria strain notata chromosome 8, MADL_Memer_1, whole genome shotgun sequence genome has a segment encoding these proteins:
- the LOC123565619 gene encoding organic cation transporter protein-like isoform X2 encodes MGSYYGLTLVSTHLAGDRFVNFFLSGVIEVPSLLLEFYLFNKIGRKRTMILWFATAGVSLIISTALLTVFKDNVLETVATVFALVGKSASTGCTSTMFLYTPEIYPTNYRNSGLGIASSISRIGGILAPFASNLALIALWIPGAIFGGMCLLVVLLAIRLPESAAHELPTTIAECNKWEEQDNISSMSFEVKPGPSDEDGEKSVRL; translated from the exons ATGGGGTCATATTATGGTCTGACACTGGTGTCAACTCACTTGGCCGGGGATCGGTTCGTCAACTTCTTTTTGAGCGGCGTTATTGAGGTTCCATCACTTCTGCTGGAGTTCTACCTGTTCAACAA AATTGGGCGTAAAAGAACAATGATTCTGTGGTTTGCTACGGCAGGTGTGTCTTTAATTATCTCAACTGCACTGCTCACTGTATTTA AGGATAATGTGTTGGAGACAGTGGCCACAGTGTTTGCACTCGTAGGAAAATCAGCCAGCACTGGATGCACAAGCACAATGTTCTTGTACACGCCAGAAATATATCCTACAAATTACAG AAACAGTGGTCTCGGTATAGCTTCCTCCATTTCGCGTATTGGTGGAATTTTGGCGCCCTTTGCCAGCAATCTG gCATTGATAGCGTTATGGATACCCGGTGCAATATTTGGCGGGATGTGTTTGTTGGTTGTGCTTCTAGCAATACGACTTCCGGAAAGCGCCGCCCATGAACTTCCTACAACGATTGCTGAGTGCAATAAATGGGAAGAGCAGGACAATATATCGTCAATGTCATTTGAAGTTAAACCTGGCCCATCTGACGAAGATGGAGAAAAATCTGTCAGACTTTAA
- the LOC123565619 gene encoding organic cation transporter protein-like isoform X1, whose product MFTVKSGRPGTVVSTAGQGLGALIMSHLADRFGRKTVHVLAHIGVMVSMVIMAFSTNIIMLLTLRLITGTFQQGIVCTGKILALELFPREVRSHTEAASFIAWSVGIMILALFGYVFRGVDWRYLQIGLSAFSFYALFEWWMLEESVRWLLTNGKVKQAKKILKNATKWNKVEYKKIEDLPHFMKNQNQLKLRLTRLESSYDTLPDGGEKGKRDKTVVKYNVIDILKNPKLRVNTLILWFSWQVFPGNYINEYSLFK is encoded by the exons ATGTTCACGGTCAAATCTGGCCGCCCTGGCACAGTCGTTAGCACTGCCGGCCAGGGTCTAGGAGCACTGATAATGTCTCATCTAGCAGATAGATTTGGCCGGAAGACGGTTCACGTGCTTGCCCATATAGGTGTAATGGTGTCCATGGTTATAATGGCGTTCTCAACTAATATTATCATGTTGTTAACACTTAGGCTCATCACAGGGACATTTCAACAG GGCATTGTATGCACTGGAAAAATCCTGGCGTTAGAGTTGTTTCCACGAGAAGTCCGTTCACATACAGAAGCAGCATCATTTATTGCATGGTCTGTAGGCATAATGATCCTCGCACTATTTGGATATGTTTTCCGTGGGGTAGATTGGCGTTATCTTCAGATAGGACTGAGTGCATTTTCTTTTTACGCCTTGTTTGAGTGGTG GATGCTGGAAGAATCCGTTAGATGGCTACTTACCAACGGCAAggtaaaacaagcaaagaaaattttgaagaacgCAACAAAGTGGAATAAGGTTGAATACAAGAAAATCGAGGATCTTccccattttatgaaaaatcaaaatcaGTTGAAACTGAGATTAACACGATTGGAAAGTTCATATGACACTCTACCAGATGGTGGCGAGAAAGGGAAACGTGATAAAACAGTGGTAAAATACAATGTCATCGACATTCTCAAAAACCCTAAGCTGAGAGTGAATACATTAATCCTGTGGTTTTCATGGCAAGTATTTCCAGGGAACTATATAAATGAATACAGTCTCTTTAAATAA